The Archaeoglobaceae archaeon genomic sequence AAAGCCTTAATATCGACTACGAGCTCCATATAGGCCATGTAGGAATTTTGAGATCAGCTCTCAGCTTTTTGGGAGAGAGAGCATCAAAAATTATGAGACTCATTGATAAAAGAGATGAAGAGGGGCTTGAAAACTACTTAAAAGAGATTGGCGTGGAAGATAAATTAAGGGAGAGGATAAAGTCTTTGATGAACCTTCAGGGAAAGAGAGACATCTTAGAGGATGCTAAAAAGATTATAGATTATGATTTTAGCTACATTGAAAAATTGCTCGATTTAATTGACTCCTTGGGATTAAAGTATGTCCTGAATTTGGGTGTTGCCAGGGGCTTGGATTACTACACAGGTATAGTTTTTGAGTTTTATGCGAAAGGACTTGGTGCCCAAAAACAAATATGTGGAGGGGGCAGTTACGAACTGGCACAGCTGTTTGGAGGTGTTAGAACTCCAGCAACCGGTTTTGCAATAGGCTTTGATAGAGTTTGTGAATTGATAGAAGGTAAGACAGACAAAAAAGTCACCGTAGTGGTTACATACTTCAAAGGTTTTGAAAAAAATGCTTTTGAAATCGCTGAAAGGTTAAGAAATCTGGGGTTTATCACCATCGTGGATGTGATGGAAAGAAGTTTGAAAAAACAGCTCAGCTATGCAAACGAGATAAACGCGGACTTTGCAGTCATAATAGGAGAGGACGAGCTAAAAAAGGGAGAAGTATCTATTAAAGATCTCAGAACCGGAGAACAATTCGGAATACCCTATTCCGAGATCACCACATCTCTCTCCGAAGTGCTGAGAAGAAGAGTGTAAGAACAGGCAAAATTTCCAAACGACCGATCCACATGTTTAGTATTAATATAAACTTCGCAAATGGATTGAAATTCGCATAAGTCTCGCTTGCTCCAGCCAGACCCATTCCAGGGCCTACATTGCTCAATGTTGCAATAGTGGCTGAAATGGACGTTTCCATCTCGTATCCACTTA encodes the following:
- the hisS gene encoding histidine--tRNA ligase, with amino-acid sequence MKIERPRGTRDFLPEEMEKRRLVERKLREIAESFGYREVATPTFEHSELFKLKSGEGIIEEMYVFKDKSDRELALRPELTAPIMRFFVNECSSLPRPIRFYYFGNCFRYERPQRGRYREFWQFGVELIGSESYLADAEVIMLADKMLKSLNIDYELHIGHVGILRSALSFLGERASKIMRLIDKRDEEGLENYLKEIGVEDKLRERIKSLMNLQGKRDILEDAKKIIDYDFSYIEKLLDLIDSLGLKYVLNLGVARGLDYYTGIVFEFYAKGLGAQKQICGGGSYELAQLFGGVRTPATGFAIGFDRVCELIEGKTDKKVTVVVTYFKGFEKNAFEIAERLRNLGFITIVDVMERSLKKQLSYANEINADFAVIIGEDELKKGEVSIKDLRTGEQFGIPYSEITTSLSEVLRRRV